TTTGTGTAAAATCTTTGTAGGGCTTATCTTTTTCATCTTCTATTTGAGGATTCATCGATTCTAAGCGCTCGTTTTCCTTCTTTAATAAGTAAGATTTTCTAACACCAAGACATAAAAGTGCAGCAAAAAATATAAGTACAATAGTAAGTATAGTTGCGATTGCAGATTGGGACACAAGTACAATTGTTAACGATACTATATGTAGTTGAAAATTCAACATGTTTTCGGTAAAGTATAATTAATAGCTTTCCAAAGATAATGTTTTTTTTATAAGGTTTTTCTTCTATTTAATTATTATTCACAACTTTATCAAAGTTTTTTACTACAAAAAGGAGGTTCTATATGTCTTCATAGTAGGGTTTTAAAATAAAAATGCGAAAAAGAATTGTAACATTTTTAAAAAGTGATAGACTTATATTTTGTAAGAATTAAAAGTAAAATTTTTAAATCGATATAACTATATTTTGGTTTTACTTTTACAACTCACAAATTTTACCGAAATTGCTTACGCAAAAATGTTTAATCTTAAATAATACAGTATTCATATGTCCGATGATTTTGATTTATTAGAAACTAATTCAAACGAAAAAACAGAAAAAGTAGATGTCAATTGGGGAAAAGCCATAGACACTATGAAATCTAAATTGTCTCAAGAGGACGATCCAGAAGTACGTCAAAAAATTCTAAACGCCACCTTGGACGATGTTGTTCATATGGCAGAAAAAGACCGTTCTACGCTTCTAGATGCTATTAAAGATTTAACAGATTATCAAGATGAAGTTGGTATTATGTTCGAAAAATTTTCAGCATTAAACCCAACAGAACAAAAAGTAATCGACGATGCTCAAAAAGCATTAGAGCGTGCTAGAATAGAGCTAGAAGATGCTGAAAATAAGGCAGATACTTGGTGGAACAATCTATGGGGACGTAAAAGCAAGATTAAAAAAGAGCAAACCGAATATAAAGAAGCAGAGAAAGTACGTGCAGGAGCCGATAATAAGGCCAAAGCTATGTTTCAAGAGCGTATAGAAAGTGCTGATATACAAACACTTTTAAGTGAGTTGTCATACAAATCTCAAGCTGCTGTAACACGTTTAAAAAATCGTGAAGTAGAAATTAAAGAGGTTGAAGAAAAACTAAAAGATGCTATTGTAGAAGCTTCTAAAAACCATACTAAAGCTTTAGAGAAAAAGAAAGAAGTAGAAGGAAAGCTAGAAGAGCAGTACGCTTTGTTAAAACAAGCTCGCCAAGAACTAGAAGATATTGCCGATAAACAATCTACTGAGTATTCTGAGGCTATTGGTAAAATGACGGCTTTAGAGCAAAAAGTAGAAGAGTTAGAAGGTCTTAAAAACGCCTATACTACGCTAGCTGCCAGTAAAGATAGTTTTGTGCACAAGCATAATTTAACCATAAAAGTATTAACGTCTTTACGTAGCAACTTGCAAACGCATCGTGCTAAATTAAAGTCGGATACCGAAGAGCGTCTTAAATATTATGATGGTTACGTTGTAGCTTTAAAAGCTAGAACCGATCAAGAATTTGCAGCAATTTTAGAGCATTTAGGTGTAAAAACCGATGAGCATATTGGCCAAACCTTAGCATCTATGCATACTGCAAGTGCTAAAGCACGTCAAGATATGATGGATAATATTCCAGTTCACGAAAAAGTTATGCAAGGTGTTTATAGCAGTTATGCAGAGGCTTTACAAGAAAT
The window above is part of the Algibacter sp. L3A6 genome. Proteins encoded here:
- a CDS encoding microtubule-binding protein, with amino-acid sequence MSDDFDLLETNSNEKTEKVDVNWGKAIDTMKSKLSQEDDPEVRQKILNATLDDVVHMAEKDRSTLLDAIKDLTDYQDEVGIMFEKFSALNPTEQKVIDDAQKALERARIELEDAENKADTWWNNLWGRKSKIKKEQTEYKEAEKVRAGADNKAKAMFQERIESADIQTLLSELSYKSQAAVTRLKNREVEIKEVEEKLKDAIVEASKNHTKALEKKKEVEGKLEEQYALLKQARQELEDIADKQSTEYSEAIGKMTALEQKVEELEGLKNAYTTLAASKDSFVHKHNLTIKVLTSLRSNLQTHRAKLKSDTEERLKYYDGYVVALKARTDQEFAAILEHLGVKTDEHIGQTLASMHTASAKARQDMMDNIPVHEKVMQGVYSSYAEALQEIRAKDGEIQKNFAERYGIDMKEIFEDYYKADANAPQGDGGEPAGTPKPATTEDDLLS